One window of Choristoneura fumiferana chromosome 13, NRCan_CFum_1, whole genome shotgun sequence genomic DNA carries:
- the Mpc1 gene encoding mitochondrial pyruvate carrier — protein sequence MASKLLNSLRSKEFREYLMSTHFWGPVANWGIPLAAIADTRKDPSFISGKMTFALSLYSLMFMRFAWKVQPRNMLLFACHFTNECAQLTQGARFVNYHYLGGNKEKAVEAK from the exons ATGGcgtcaaaattactaaattcgCTTAGGAGCAAAGAGTTCAGGGAGTATTTAATGAG CACTCATTTCTGGGGCCCTGTAGCCAATTGGGGAATACCACTAGCGGCTATAGCAGACACAAGGAAGGACCCTAGTTTTATTAGTGGCAAAATGACTTTTG CTCTCTCACTCTACTCGCTCATGTTTATGAGATTCGCCTGGAAGGTTCAGCCTCGGAATATGCTGCTTTTCGCTTGCCACTTCACCAACGAATGCGCGCAACTGACGCAGGGGGCCCGGTTCGTTAACTACCACTATCTAGGGGGCAACAAGGAAAAGGCTGTCGAAGCGAAATAA